A stretch of Pseudomonas sp. CCC3.1 DNA encodes these proteins:
- a CDS encoding GNAT family N-acetyltransferase produces the protein MTILTHFDTPISEPINAQILQLVVDHLSDISAMEIAPSNLLYSLYQYAIGFEVHLYLQALDGTKGIAVELMVATDDQDPQKVTGFVLYLPVKDDPQACGIAYMAELASHRHLGVMQAMLQAVTRRYPHTELTCSVSKVAAFQGMGFQVIGTRGPQVLMNTLDHSTDGLMGVLDVASVYQSTEVRQIHTYLLQRNGKKAMFDAEKKRDRQIDQLTAKAKAFVAQLNG, from the coding sequence ATGACCATCCTCACCCACTTCGACACCCCGATCAGCGAGCCGATCAACGCCCAGATTTTGCAGCTCGTGGTCGATCACCTCAGCGATATCAGCGCCATGGAAATCGCGCCGAGCAATCTGCTGTACAGCCTCTATCAATACGCCATCGGTTTTGAAGTGCACCTGTACCTGCAAGCCCTAGACGGCACGAAAGGCATTGCAGTTGAGTTGATGGTCGCGACAGATGATCAAGACCCGCAGAAAGTAACCGGGTTTGTCCTCTATTTGCCGGTCAAGGACGATCCTCAGGCCTGTGGCATTGCGTACATGGCCGAACTCGCCAGCCACCGCCACCTGGGCGTCATGCAAGCCATGCTGCAAGCGGTGACCCGCCGCTACCCGCACACCGAGCTGACCTGTAGCGTCAGTAAAGTCGCCGCGTTTCAAGGCATGGGCTTTCAAGTCATCGGCACCCGTGGTCCGCAAGTCCTGATGAACACCCTTGATCACAGCACAGACGGCCTGATGGGCGTACTGGACGTAGCCTCGGTCTATCAATCGACCGAAGTGCGACAGATCCATACCTACCTGCTGCAACGCAACGGCAAAAAAGCGATGTTCGACGCCGAGAAAAAACGCGACCGCCAGATCGATCAACTGACGGCCAAAGCCAAAGCATTTGTTGCACAGCTTAATGGCTAA
- a CDS encoding UPF0149 family protein produces the protein MQSQPLNAADFEVIEDTLLKYGDDHSILNASELDGFFTALVSSPTHVDIGEWFPAIWGGQTPNWESTDEAKQFIELSVRHINTLARQLAEDSQAFAPRFEETEHLGQTVTLAEEWCFGYERGVAVAKWTPLPAIQAGLLQAIAECAEQDNFELPPDLDVPAHQQRVADIAPAARALHDYWLSQR, from the coding sequence ATGCAAAGCCAGCCCCTGAACGCCGCAGACTTCGAGGTCATCGAAGACACTCTGCTCAAATACGGCGATGATCACTCTATTCTTAACGCCAGCGAACTCGATGGCTTCTTCACAGCCTTGGTTTCAAGCCCAACCCACGTGGACATTGGCGAGTGGTTCCCTGCGATCTGGGGCGGTCAAACCCCGAACTGGGAAAGCACTGATGAGGCAAAACAGTTCATCGAACTGAGCGTTCGCCATATCAATACCCTGGCCCGCCAACTGGCAGAAGACAGCCAAGCCTTCGCTCCGCGTTTTGAAGAGACCGAGCACCTGGGTCAAACCGTCACCTTGGCCGAAGAATGGTGCTTCGGTTACGAGCGCGGGGTTGCGGTGGCAAAATGGACGCCTTTGCCAGCCATTCAGGCAGGCTTGCTGCAAGCCATCGCCGAGTGTGCCGAGCAAGACAACTTTGAACTGCCACCCGACCTGGACGTGCCAGCCCACCAGCAACGCGTGGCAGACATTGCCCCGGCAGCCCGTGCGCTGCATGACTACTGGCTGAGCCAGCGCTAA
- a CDS encoding TetR/AcrR family transcriptional regulator, with the protein MPQLHRLPPSTPTRSEEKRRNLLITASELFLQQGYDGLSMDAIVAAAGGSKATIYRYFGSKADLLVAVVEYLCADFIINLKQLDTSGVELVKGLELILEELVAVVTSPRHVDFYRLVVNGSAHVPQVGHTWYEHGPKVWHQLIFNLLEEQRHRGLIAADSSFCELPPILFDALFSHLTTRTVMLGQTCTAEAFEPMINELTALVVRRLKLP; encoded by the coding sequence ATGCCACAGTTGCACCGTCTGCCCCCTTCAACCCCAACCCGGAGCGAGGAAAAGCGGCGCAACTTGCTGATAACGGCCAGTGAGCTATTTTTGCAACAGGGCTACGATGGCCTCAGCATGGACGCCATCGTCGCCGCTGCCGGTGGCTCCAAAGCCACGATTTACCGCTACTTCGGCAGCAAGGCCGACTTGCTGGTGGCCGTAGTCGAATACCTTTGTGCAGACTTCATCATTAACCTCAAGCAACTCGACACCTCGGGCGTCGAGCTGGTCAAGGGCTTGGAGTTGATCCTCGAAGAACTGGTGGCCGTGGTCACCAGCCCCCGCCATGTCGACTTCTACCGCCTGGTGGTCAACGGTTCGGCACATGTGCCGCAAGTGGGCCACACCTGGTATGAACATGGGCCCAAAGTCTGGCATCAATTGATCTTCAATCTGCTTGAAGAACAGCGCCATCGTGGCTTGATCGCTGCTGACAGCTCCTTCTGCGAATTGCCGCCCATTCTGTTCGACGCACTGTTTTCACACCTCACCACGCGCACCGTGATGCTGGGGCAAACCTGCACGGCCGAGGCTTTTGAACCCATGATCAACGAACTGACTGCGTTGGTGGTCAGGCGCCTGAAACTACCCTGA
- a CDS encoding membrane-bound PQQ-dependent dehydrogenase, glucose/quinate/shikimate family: protein MKNAKQEVPASKGRHLILGVFGILLGLSGLFLTLKGAQLAALGGSWYYLLAGLGMLISGVLYVRRKPAATAIIGIVFVATVIWALWEVGFTFWPMVPRLAPFLVIGLLASLLHPWLTQGRHRAASYGGAAVFAGVLVVGGNALFIPHGVIEGEPSAVAQPEVKETDHAADWSHYGSTPAGTRFSPQTQINKDNIDKLQVAWTYRTGEIAEGASEYQNTPIQVGDTLYTCTPTSKVIALDADTGEQRWTFDPKPQNTKTWNRCRGVSYYEPAKVEHPLVFADLKPAKPAQGNSCAKRIVQVTMDARLLEIDAETGKPCEGFGDNGSVDLTTGLGRVMENVPYYAYTSAPTVSRNLIILGGWVFDGRSMDEPSGVIRAFSADTGELVWAWDLGNPDITKLPPAGQTYTRSTPNMWSTPAFDDELGLVYLPTGNQQPDFWGGKRPELTEKYSSAVVALDMATGRERWTFQTVHHDIWDYDVAAQPSLYDVPDGKGGKIPALIQLTKRGQIFMLDRRTGQPIADVIEKPVPQDVAAGDWVSKTQPYSVGMPSFGAQPLTEKDMWGATFFDQLMCRIDFKKLNYNGEFTAPSTQDTLIYPGYYGGFNWGSAAIDENSGYMFVNDIRIPQVVKLVPRENVDLSHLKSGHGVGSTYPMDGTPFVIDHKSFNSPLGIPCQSPPWGVFAAVDLNTRKQVWERPAGTVQDAVINGVRANLPIPLGMPTLGGGATTGSGLVFYAGTQDYYLRAMDMATGKEVWKGRLPVGGQATPMTYRSPKSGRQYVVIVAGGARQSPDRGDYVIAYALPEKE, encoded by the coding sequence ATGAAAAACGCTAAACAAGAGGTTCCTGCCTCTAAAGGGAGACACCTGATTCTGGGCGTCTTCGGGATTTTGCTCGGGCTAAGTGGCCTGTTCCTTACCCTCAAGGGTGCGCAGCTGGCCGCACTGGGCGGCTCCTGGTACTACCTGCTGGCCGGTCTCGGCATGCTGATTTCCGGCGTGCTGTATGTCCGCCGAAAACCCGCCGCAACAGCCATTATCGGCATCGTCTTTGTAGCGACAGTCATCTGGGCATTGTGGGAAGTCGGCTTCACTTTCTGGCCGATGGTGCCGCGCCTGGCGCCCTTCCTGGTCATTGGCCTGCTGGCCTCGCTGCTGCACCCATGGCTGACGCAAGGCCGTCATCGCGCAGCCAGTTATGGTGGCGCCGCGGTGTTTGCAGGCGTGTTGGTCGTCGGCGGCAACGCGCTCTTCATCCCGCACGGGGTTATTGAAGGCGAGCCTTCTGCTGTTGCCCAACCCGAAGTGAAAGAGACCGATCACGCTGCTGACTGGAGCCATTACGGCAGCACCCCGGCCGGTACTCGCTTCTCGCCGCAGACACAAATCAACAAGGACAACATCGACAAACTGCAAGTGGCCTGGACCTACCGCACCGGCGAAATAGCTGAAGGCGCGTCGGAATACCAGAACACCCCGATCCAGGTCGGCGACACCCTGTACACCTGCACCCCGACCAGCAAAGTGATTGCGCTGGATGCCGACACCGGCGAGCAGCGCTGGACATTCGATCCAAAACCGCAAAACACCAAAACCTGGAACCGTTGCCGTGGCGTCAGCTATTACGAGCCGGCCAAGGTTGAACACCCGCTGGTCTTCGCCGACCTGAAACCTGCGAAACCGGCGCAAGGCAACAGCTGCGCCAAGCGCATCGTGCAAGTCACCATGGATGCACGCTTGCTGGAAATCGATGCCGAAACCGGCAAACCCTGTGAAGGCTTCGGTGACAACGGCTCGGTCGATCTGACCACCGGCCTGGGCCGAGTCATGGAAAACGTTCCGTACTACGCCTACACCTCGGCACCGACTGTTTCGCGCAACCTGATCATTCTCGGCGGCTGGGTGTTTGATGGCCGCTCGATGGACGAGCCGTCCGGTGTGATCCGTGCATTCAGCGCCGACACCGGTGAACTGGTGTGGGCCTGGGACCTGGGTAACCCGGACATCACCAAACTGCCACCCGCAGGTCAAACCTATACCCGCAGCACGCCAAACATGTGGTCGACGCCTGCGTTCGACGATGAACTGGGCCTGGTGTACCTGCCAACCGGCAACCAGCAACCCGACTTCTGGGGCGGCAAGCGTCCGGAGCTGACCGAGAAATATTCATCGGCCGTAGTGGCGCTGGACATGGCAACCGGTCGCGAGCGCTGGACCTTCCAGACCGTGCACCACGACATTTGGGACTATGACGTCGCAGCACAACCGTCCTTGTACGACGTACCGGACGGCAAAGGCGGCAAAATCCCGGCGCTGATTCAACTGACCAAACGTGGGCAGATCTTCATGCTCGACCGCCGCACCGGCCAGCCGATTGCCGACGTGATCGAAAAGCCCGTGCCACAAGACGTTGCAGCCGGTGACTGGGTGTCCAAGACCCAACCCTATTCAGTGGGTATGCCATCGTTTGGCGCGCAGCCATTGACTGAAAAAGACATGTGGGGCGCCACATTCTTCGATCAGCTGATGTGCCGCATCGACTTCAAGAAGCTCAACTACAACGGTGAATTCACCGCCCCAAGCACCCAGGACACGCTGATTTATCCGGGCTACTACGGCGGCTTCAACTGGGGTAGCGCGGCCATCGACGAAAACAGCGGCTATATGTTCGTCAACGACATCCGCATCCCGCAGGTGGTGAAACTGGTCCCGCGTGAAAACGTCGACCTGTCGCACCTCAAGTCCGGGCACGGCGTGGGCAGCACCTACCCAATGGATGGCACACCGTTTGTCATCGATCACAAAAGCTTCAACTCACCGCTCGGCATTCCTTGCCAAAGCCCGCCGTGGGGCGTGTTTGCAGCTGTCGACCTGAACACCCGCAAGCAAGTCTGGGAACGACCTGCCGGCACGGTGCAAGACGCGGTGATTAACGGCGTGCGGGCCAACTTGCCGATTCCGTTGGGCATGCCAACGCTGGGCGGCGGCGCAACCACCGGTTCAGGCCTGGTGTTTTACGCTGGCACGCAAGACTACTACCTGCGCGCCATGGACATGGCCACCGGCAAGGAAGTCTGGAAGGGCCGTTTGCCAGTGGGCGGTCAAGCCACGCCAATGACCTATCGTTCGCCTAAATCCGGGCGCCAGTATGTGGTGATCGTCGCAGGTGGCGCACGTCAGTCTCCAGATCGCGGGGATTACGTGATAGCGTACGCGCTTCCCGAAAAAGAGTAG
- a CDS encoding threonine dehydratase: MFDLKALRLAATTVYQSLSPTPQLAWPLLADQLGCTVWVKHENHNPTGAFKVRGGMLYVQGLLTREPQTNGLVTATRGNHGQSLALAARRHGLAISIVVPEGNSLEKNAAMRALGATVIEHGKDFDEARSHAAKLAADHQLHLVPAFHPDLIRGVATYALELLEAVPDLHTVYVPIGMGSGICGLIQARDLLGLNTEIVGVVSEHADAFAQSVEQGRVVCTDTAHTFADGLACRQPLPEALEIIAKGAARVIRVSDREIAHAIRLYHETTHNTAEGAGAAALAGLIKEQSQQQGRRVAVILSGANIDRRLYASILDEDMSPLSA; this comes from the coding sequence ATGTTTGACCTGAAAGCGCTTCGCCTCGCCGCAACCACTGTGTACCAAAGCCTGTCCCCGACCCCGCAACTGGCCTGGCCTCTGCTGGCTGATCAGTTGGGCTGCACGGTGTGGGTCAAACATGAAAACCATAACCCGACCGGTGCGTTTAAAGTGCGCGGCGGCATGCTGTATGTGCAAGGGTTGTTGACGCGCGAACCGCAGACCAATGGGCTGGTGACCGCCACCCGTGGCAACCACGGCCAAAGCCTGGCGCTGGCGGCGCGGCGTCATGGGCTGGCCATCAGCATCGTGGTGCCTGAAGGCAACTCCCTGGAAAAAAACGCCGCCATGCGCGCCTTGGGCGCCACCGTCATTGAACACGGCAAAGACTTCGATGAAGCGCGCAGCCATGCCGCCAAGCTCGCCGCCGACCATCAGTTGCACTTGGTACCCGCGTTTCATCCGGACCTGATTCGCGGGGTAGCCACCTACGCGCTTGAGTTGCTGGAAGCCGTGCCCGACCTGCACACGGTGTATGTACCCATCGGCATGGGCTCGGGGATTTGCGGACTGATTCAGGCCCGCGACCTGCTGGGCTTGAACACTGAGATTGTCGGCGTGGTGTCCGAGCACGCCGACGCCTTTGCCCAAAGTGTCGAGCAAGGTCGCGTGGTCTGTACGGACACCGCTCATACCTTCGCTGATGGCCTGGCCTGCCGCCAGCCGCTGCCCGAAGCGCTGGAGATCATTGCCAAAGGAGCCGCGCGGGTCATTCGGGTATCAGACCGCGAGATCGCACACGCCATACGTCTGTACCACGAGACCACCCACAACACCGCTGAAGGCGCTGGCGCAGCGGCATTGGCCGGGCTGATCAAGGAACAGTCGCAGCAACAAGGTCGGCGGGTGGCGGTAATTCTGAGCGGCGCCAATATCGATCGCCGCCTGTACGCGTCGATCCTCGATGAAGACATGAGCCCACTGTCCGCCTGA
- a CDS encoding PLP-dependent aminotransferase family protein, which yields MWIPALNDSPQPRYLALVEAIARAISSGELKPGERLPPQRRLAWALGWNPSTTMQAYREAARRHLVSGEVGRGTYVLAGSQEATLFRLQQVDEHAALTDLRTNVPAIDHTSQSDAQALTWLLETHQAIRLQRYLSAADLLQARALGADWLKARGLHLSADNIMPCTGAQQGLFTVLLSLCQAGEPVLVEAFTAPGIKAACAQLRLPMHGVVMDREGIVPEDFDRMIRATGARIAVLTPTLQNPTSAVMGAERKQALAHIARRHGIWVVEDDVYGALTDSPPLCQHLPDLGVLVSSLSKTVAAGLRLGWIAASPALLARIDPHAQSAHWGVSPVCLAIANQWISDGTARQRAAWQTEEVTRRWRLAKKLLGPVMYQTQIASPHIWLTVPQGEVPLAEACRAAGIDVVSADVFAVKSSPTDAIRISLTAAQSVQRLKAALERVAQIIDQRTPCAEK from the coding sequence ATGTGGATTCCCGCCTTGAACGACTCGCCACAACCGCGCTATCTGGCGCTGGTAGAGGCGATTGCCCGTGCCATCAGCAGTGGCGAGCTAAAACCCGGTGAGCGTTTGCCGCCGCAGCGGCGACTGGCCTGGGCATTGGGCTGGAACCCCAGCACCACCATGCAGGCTTATCGCGAAGCAGCACGCAGGCATTTGGTCTCGGGTGAAGTGGGGCGCGGCACCTATGTGCTGGCAGGCAGTCAGGAGGCAACCCTGTTCCGCTTGCAGCAGGTTGATGAGCACGCCGCGCTGACGGACCTGCGCACCAACGTTCCGGCCATTGATCACACCAGCCAAAGCGATGCCCAGGCGCTGACCTGGCTGCTTGAAACCCATCAGGCGATTCGTTTGCAGCGTTATCTGAGTGCGGCGGATCTGCTCCAGGCTCGCGCACTGGGTGCCGACTGGCTCAAGGCCCGCGGGCTGCATCTTAGCGCCGACAACATCATGCCCTGCACCGGCGCGCAGCAAGGTTTGTTCACCGTATTGCTCTCGCTGTGCCAGGCGGGCGAGCCGGTCCTGGTTGAAGCATTCACGGCACCGGGGATCAAGGCCGCCTGTGCTCAATTGCGCTTGCCGATGCATGGCGTGGTCATGGACCGGGAGGGCATCGTGCCGGAAGATTTCGACCGCATGATCCGCGCCACCGGTGCACGCATTGCTGTGCTGACGCCCACCCTGCAAAACCCGACCTCGGCGGTGATGGGGGCTGAGCGCAAACAGGCGCTTGCACACATCGCGCGGCGCCATGGCATCTGGGTTGTCGAGGACGATGTCTATGGCGCGCTCACTGACAGCCCGCCGCTGTGCCAGCACCTGCCAGACCTCGGGGTGCTGGTCAGCAGCCTGTCCAAGACCGTGGCGGCGGGCCTGCGTTTGGGCTGGATTGCGGCGAGCCCGGCATTACTGGCGCGTATTGATCCACATGCACAATCGGCTCACTGGGGCGTTTCGCCGGTGTGCCTGGCGATTGCCAACCAATGGATCAGTGATGGCACCGCCCGCCAGCGTGCCGCATGGCAAACCGAAGAGGTCACCCGACGCTGGCGACTGGCAAAAAAACTGTTGGGGCCGGTGATGTACCAGACGCAGATTGCGTCACCGCATATCTGGCTGACCGTGCCCCAGGGCGAAGTACCGCTGGCTGAGGCCTGCCGAGCGGCAGGCATCGATGTGGTGTCAGCCGATGTATTTGCGGTTAAATCCAGCCCTACCGATGCAATACGCATCAGCCTGACCGCGGCTCAGAGTGTGCAGCGCCTTAAAGCGGCGCTGGAGCGTGTTGCACAGATCATTGACCAGAGAACCCCATGCGCAGAGAAATAG
- the kch gene encoding voltage-gated potassium channel protein, whose amino-acid sequence MTLLQEVKSRLNFATGVALLVAINGFVLFMPVLQRGVAHSNAAGGSFSSWKEALSFLALLEIPGFVVGFVLVLMAFGLLIKSRISWFFALLLLVATVCVDFFILKKPDGVTFFSLITIAVLGFYWRRFDHYSLATGSFFAVVSIASLIVYSTLGTLYMGEEFAPAVTDLPTAFYFAIVVMSTVGFGDIVPHTTDARFFTLTVIILGITIFAISVASIAGPLISNNIQRIVKGRITHMARKNHYILVGVGSLAQNVYKGLTDRGEHVTVVCAPGVQHDLPEKADLIEGDPSAASTLKLAGAGDAKYIVTLCESDAENVFTILAAKEVAGDDTQIIALVNETRNMPKVKRVNPTMVLSLPLLGSELLVRTLQGDQINNDLITEMFFGKRTSLA is encoded by the coding sequence ATGACTTTATTACAGGAAGTTAAATCGCGGCTCAACTTTGCTACCGGGGTCGCCTTGCTGGTGGCCATCAATGGCTTTGTACTCTTTATGCCCGTGTTGCAGCGCGGGGTCGCCCACTCCAATGCTGCGGGCGGCTCCTTCAGCTCCTGGAAAGAGGCCTTGAGCTTCTTGGCCTTGCTGGAAATTCCAGGGTTCGTCGTGGGCTTCGTGCTGGTGCTGATGGCTTTCGGGCTGCTGATCAAGTCACGCATCAGTTGGTTCTTTGCCCTGCTGTTGCTGGTGGCGACGGTCTGCGTTGATTTTTTCATCCTGAAAAAACCCGACGGCGTGACCTTCTTCTCGTTGATCACGATTGCCGTGCTGGGTTTTTACTGGCGCCGATTTGACCACTACAGCCTGGCCACCGGCAGCTTTTTTGCAGTGGTCAGCATCGCCTCGCTGATCGTCTACAGCACCCTAGGCACGCTCTACATGGGCGAGGAATTTGCACCGGCGGTCACCGACCTGCCCACTGCGTTCTATTTCGCCATTGTGGTGATGTCGACCGTCGGCTTTGGCGACATCGTGCCGCACACCACCGACGCCCGTTTTTTCACCCTGACAGTGATTATTCTGGGCATCACCATCTTCGCGATTTCGGTGGCGTCCATTGCCGGCCCGCTGATCAGCAACAACATCCAACGCATCGTAAAAGGCAGGATTACCCACATGGCCCGTAAAAATCACTACATCCTTGTCGGCGTCGGTTCACTGGCCCAGAACGTCTACAAAGGCCTGACTGATCGAGGCGAACACGTCACCGTGGTGTGCGCGCCAGGCGTCCAGCACGATTTGCCGGAAAAGGCCGACCTCATTGAGGGTGATCCATCGGCTGCCTCGACCCTCAAATTGGCGGGCGCAGGCGATGCCAAATACATCGTTACCCTGTGTGAAAGCGATGCTGAAAACGTGTTCACCATTCTGGCGGCCAAAGAAGTTGCCGGTGATGACACGCAAATCATCGCGCTGGTCAACGAAACCCGGAACATGCCCAAGGTCAAACGCGTCAACCCGACCATGGTGCTGTCACTGCCGCTGCTGGGCAGCGAACTGCTGGTGCGCACCCTGCAGGGTGATCAAATCAACAACGACCTGATCACCGAAATGTTCTTCGGCAAGCGGACTTCACTGGCCTGA
- a CDS encoding HoxN/HupN/NixA family nickel/cobalt transporter, whose product MTAIAQLPGTTDTTRRAIFLLIGLVIANLLAWAWAFIEFGSNPVLMGTALLAYGFGLRHAVDADHIAAIDNVTRKLMQQGKRPIAVGTWFSLGHSTIVVLASFAIAATAMAFKDDMEWFHETGGLIGTLVSSVFLLLFGVLNLVILISVYKKFKQVKAGHTLPPEELDLLVANKGGLMARIFGRLFNLVDKSWHMYPVGFLFGLGFDTATEIGLLGISATSASQGINLWSIMVFPVLFAVGMALIDSLDNFVMIGAYGWAFSKPVRKLYYNITITAASVVVALFIGGIEALGLIADKLELTGGIWTPIAALNDNFGEIGYWIIAMFVLCWLISGLNYYLRGYDQLGANT is encoded by the coding sequence ATGACCGCCATCGCTCAGTTACCCGGTACGACCGACACCACTCGCCGGGCGATCTTTTTATTGATTGGCCTCGTCATTGCCAACCTGCTCGCCTGGGCCTGGGCGTTCATCGAGTTCGGCAGCAACCCGGTGCTGATGGGCACCGCGTTACTGGCCTACGGCTTCGGATTGCGCCATGCCGTGGATGCCGACCACATCGCAGCCATCGACAACGTGACCCGTAAACTGATGCAGCAAGGCAAGCGGCCGATTGCTGTCGGCACCTGGTTCTCGCTGGGGCACTCGACCATTGTGGTACTGGCATCCTTCGCGATTGCCGCCACCGCCATGGCCTTCAAGGACGACATGGAGTGGTTCCACGAAACCGGCGGCTTGATTGGCACCCTGGTGTCATCGGTGTTCCTGCTGCTGTTCGGCGTGCTCAACCTGGTGATCCTGATCTCGGTGTACAAAAAGTTCAAACAGGTCAAGGCCGGCCACACCCTGCCCCCTGAAGAACTCGACCTGCTGGTAGCCAACAAGGGCGGGCTGATGGCGCGGATCTTTGGTCGCCTGTTCAACCTGGTCGACAAAAGCTGGCACATGTACCCGGTGGGGTTTCTGTTCGGCCTGGGCTTTGACACCGCGACTGAAATCGGCCTGTTGGGCATCAGCGCCACCAGCGCCTCGCAGGGCATCAACCTGTGGTCAATCATGGTCTTCCCGGTGCTGTTTGCCGTCGGCATGGCCCTGATCGACTCACTGGACAACTTCGTGATGATCGGTGCCTACGGCTGGGCCTTTTCCAAGCCGGTGCGCAAGCTTTACTACAACATCACGATTACTGCGGCCTCGGTGGTGGTCGCGCTGTTTATCGGCGGCATTGAGGCCTTGGGCCTGATCGCCGACAAACTGGAACTCACTGGCGGCATCTGGACGCCGATCGCTGCGCTCAACGACAACTTCGGTGAGATTGGCTACTGGATCATCGCCATGTTTGTTCTGTGCTGGCTGATCTCGGGCCTCAATTACTACCTGCGCGGCTATGACCAACTGGGGGCCAACACCTGA
- the yut gene encoding urea transporter: protein MEAASKWSQMTNGNVVLTFIDVTLRGCSQVMFQSNPLTGLLFFAAIFVGAFGEGNPAVAYGSVLGTVAATLTGMHLKDQKSWKAGLYGYNGCLVGVALPTFLDVTPAVWLCIILASVVSVIVTICIADILKTWKVAALTAPFVLVTWTMLLASYAFGGLSSNALPVPNLPHDLVAHNSNLLDGIDLFHATFYGVSEVFLISTVVGSVLFLVGLAVSSLWAAVFALCGSLLAVLIATLLQAEHSSINNGLYAFSAVLTAIALGSTFNKPSWRVLIYTLIGVVFTVFVQGALNTLLGPVGIPTLTMPFVLASWLFLVPNKDVMPSHRQ, encoded by the coding sequence ATGGAAGCTGCATCCAAGTGGTCACAGATGACCAATGGCAACGTGGTCCTGACGTTTATTGACGTCACGTTGCGGGGCTGTTCGCAGGTCATGTTCCAGAGTAATCCCCTGACCGGTTTGCTGTTTTTTGCCGCGATTTTTGTCGGGGCCTTTGGCGAAGGCAACCCGGCAGTGGCCTATGGCAGTGTGCTGGGTACTGTCGCCGCCACGCTCACCGGCATGCACCTCAAGGACCAGAAATCCTGGAAAGCCGGGCTCTACGGCTACAACGGGTGCCTGGTGGGTGTAGCGCTGCCGACCTTCCTGGACGTCACGCCGGCCGTCTGGCTGTGCATCATTCTCGCCAGCGTGGTGTCGGTGATTGTCACGATCTGCATCGCCGACATACTGAAAACCTGGAAAGTCGCAGCCCTCACCGCCCCTTTTGTCTTGGTGACCTGGACCATGCTGTTGGCCAGCTATGCCTTCGGCGGCCTGAGCAGCAACGCGTTGCCGGTGCCCAACCTGCCCCACGACCTGGTCGCGCACAACAGCAACCTGCTGGACGGCATCGACCTGTTCCATGCCACGTTCTATGGCGTTTCTGAAGTGTTTCTGATCAGCACCGTGGTGGGCAGCGTGCTGTTCCTGGTCGGGCTGGCCGTGTCTTCATTGTGGGCAGCAGTGTTCGCCCTGTGCGGCTCCCTGCTGGCAGTCCTGATTGCAACGCTGCTGCAGGCCGAACACTCAAGCATCAACAACGGGCTGTACGCGTTCAGTGCCGTGCTGACCGCCATCGCACTGGGCTCGACCTTTAACAAACCGAGCTGGCGTGTGCTGATCTACACCTTGATCGGGGTAGTTTTCACTGTATTTGTGCAAGGGGCTTTGAATACTCTGTTGGGCCCTGTCGGCATCCCGACCCTGACCATGCCTTTTGTACTCGCTTCATGGTTGTTCCTGGTGCCGAACAAGGACGTGATGCCTTCCCATCGCCAATAA